The Candidatus Binatus sp. region TCTCGCCTGCCGCGCGCGCCGCTTTTTTGGCGAGCGCCAGTTCGCGTTTCAGATCGTCGTCTGCCGCCGCGCGCGCGCCGCCCGATTTGGCGCTGGGTGCGGCGTTTTTGATTTTCGAATCTGCTTGCATCTCCACCTCGGCGCGGCGCGATCGAATCGCATCCGCGAGCCCGCGAAGCCGACTTCGGGCCGCAGGGCCGAATCGCATAAAGATTAGAATCCTATCCGCACCCAAGCATCGATTCCATCGCGCGTGGTTTGCCGTTTCCAGATCTTGACCCTAAGATGGCGCTGGGGCAGATTGCGCAAAGCGTGGGGAACCTGCATGGCAGTAATTGCGATTAGCCAGCAAATCGGCAGCCGCGGAATCGAACTCGGCGAGCTCACCGCAAGGGAACTCGGCTACCGATTCCGCACCGGCGAGCAGTTGATCGCCGAAACTGCGACGCGCTTCAACGTCAGCGCCGAGCAAATGAAATGGTTCGACGTGCACAATCCGCACTTCTGGGAACGGCTGAAGACCGAGAGCCCGCGCTACCTCGCGTACTATCGCGCGGTGATGCTGCGCGAGGCGGCCGACGACGGACTGGTGGTGGCGGGCCGCAGCTCGTCGCACTTCCTGCCGGAGAACGGCTGCGGCATCCGGGTGCGATCGATGGCGCCGTTCGCGATGCGCGTGGAGCAGGTCGCGGCCGAGGAGAAACTCGATCATTCCGCGGCGGAAAAACGCGTGCGCGATTTCGACGCCACGGTGAAAGCTCGCACGCAGAGTCTGTTCGGAATCGACCTCGACGATCCGATTCATTACGACGTGACGATCAACACCGCGCGCCACTCGCTGAGCTGTTTTGCCGCGACCCTCGCCGCGATCGCCCGCAACCTCGACGCGGAATCCGACAGCGCGCGGATGCTCGTGATGCGCGACGCGGCGATCGCAGCCGGCGTGCACGCGGCCTTGATGGCTCATCCGCAGATCCGCGACGCGCAAGTCGCGGTCGGGTGCACCTCGGGAATCGTGCGCGTGAGCGGACCCGGCCTGGTGCCGCCGTGGGACGATCTGGTGATCGGCGTCGCGCAAAAGGTCGAGGGCGTCGCGGCGGTCGAAGTCGGCGCCGAGGAAGTTCCGATCACGTTGACGACCACCTGATCGGGCGGCGCGCCGAAAGCTCGCTTACTCAACGCGAATGGTCATGCTATCTTCGCGCATCCGACTTACCTGATGCGCCCGCTGATAATCTTTTTCGCCACCGGAATTTATACTGGCTATGCTCCGGTGGCGCCGGGAACCGCCGGCTCGATCGTCGGACTGCTGTTCATCTGGATTTTCTTCGGACCGCTGTGGATGCGATCGCCAGCGCTCTGCCTCGTTGTGTTCGTCGCCTTGTTCGCGATTGCCTGCTG contains the following coding sequences:
- a CDS encoding AAA family ATPase is translated as MAVIAISQQIGSRGIELGELTARELGYRFRTGEQLIAETATRFNVSAEQMKWFDVHNPHFWERLKTESPRYLAYYRAVMLREAADDGLVVAGRSSSHFLPENGCGIRVRSMAPFAMRVEQVAAEEKLDHSAAEKRVRDFDATVKARTQSLFGIDLDDPIHYDVTINTARHSLSCFAATLAAIARNLDAESDSARMLVMRDAAIAAGVHAALMAHPQIRDAQVAVGCTSGIVRVSGPGLVPPWDDLVIGVAQKVEGVAAVEVGAEEVPITLTTT